The genome window TTCATGTTTTAAGCTTCTAAAATAAAACGtaattgttgaaattttttagtcATACAAGTTCCTTGACTAGTTTATGCACTGCCGGTTTGACCGCCTTGATACAAAACTGGTTATCTGTAAATGCGGTTAACCGTATTATAGAAAATATGTTGGTTCAAGATACTTGatataaatttgaataaaagaataattatTAGGGTAAGTTTGTGCATTTGAACTATATAATGAAGATTGCTTAAATGGACTGTCATAGTACAAGTTGTATTTGGCTCATTCCTTTTGCAGGTGACAGATGCCTTGAGAAAAGAAGGTCTAGAGTCATCTAATCTGATTGTTGGAATTGATTTTACAAAAAGCAATGAATGGACAGGTTTATGGATGTACAGAAAAACTccaattttcatatatatatatatatatgtatatatatatatatatacatatatatatgtatatatatatcataaaatataaacagaaaattgtaacTTGTATATCTTTGAAGCTGATTTGCTGTTGTTTTAACTGAAGGCAAAGTTTCATTCAACAACCGGAGCCTGCATGCCATTGGAAATGAACCTAATCCATATGAAAAGGCTATCTCCGTAGTAGGAACAACTTTGGCTCCATTTGATGAAGACAACTTAATTCCTTGTTTTGGCTTTGGTGATGGTAAGGCCCTGCTCCCTCAAACAGCTGAAGCTCTGGacaattttctttcatttcccATTTTGATCACTGGATTGACTTCAACTTTTCCCACCTTCTTTTTATAGCTACCACTCATGATCAAGAGGTGTTTAGCTTTCACACTGATCATTCACCCTGTCATGGTTTTGAAGAAGTTTTGGCCTGCTACAAAAGAATAGTTCCAAGTTTGCGACTATCAGGTTGGTTGAATCTTATCATTTTCTGTtctttatgaattataatttggCTTTTGATAAGATTTACATCTTAATACATATATGTTGTATTTAAGGGCCAACTTCTTATGGACCTGTAATTGAGGCTGCAATGGATATTGTGGAGAAAAGTGGTGGCCAATACCATGTATTAGTTATCATTGCAGATGGCCAGGTTTAAATCTAGTGctttctctcctccctctcccaTGTATGTGAACAATCTTTACTAAGTGCGGCTTCCTTAACTGTAAAGGTCACAAGAAGTGTCGATACTAGCGACAATGAATTGAGTCCGCAGGAGGAGAAGACAATCAGATCAATTGCAGATGCAAGGTAGAACCTGGAAATTAAGCATATTTATGCAGTTGTCATAACAAAAGGCACCAGATGTGTCAATTTATCAGGCATTACTTGCACTAATGTAGCAGGCATATTGAGTTGAACCTAcaaaatttactttaaaaactTATGTAAGCAGTTTCTATCCACTCTCTATTGTTCTTGTTGGAGTCGGTGATGGTCCCTGGGAAGACATGAGGAAATTTGATGACAAACTCCCTGCGCGCGAATTTGATAATTTTCAGGTATAATTGTTGCACTAAGTTAATTTGAAATGGAGAGTTTTTAAGCATACATTGGTTCTCTAATTagattctttttgtttgtagttTGTAAACTTTACTGAAATTATGTCTAAACGTTCAACTCCTTCTGAGAAAGAAGCTGCTTTTGCTCTTGCTGCCCTCATGGAAATCCCAATCCAGTATAAGGCAGCTGTTGAACTTGGTATACTTGGGTAGGGTTAGCCAAATTTTCtatgaacttttaattttcattttcttcactgTCTGAGTAGGGAACTTTCTATAATCTTGGTACCTTCTGATTCACTAGCATTGCCTGAAAACTTATTTCTGCAAGCCACTCGAACACATTTAGACAACCAACAATTCAGATGAGGATATAACCTCAAAACTGATGTGAATataatgaatttttattaaagatTTCAAAGTTGTTATTGGAATGCAATAAAATGAGTTATATTTCATTGCTATTGTAGTCCCAACCCAAACGTGCCTTCTACAGAAATATCATTTTGATTGAACTAGCCTCTTGCATGGTTTTTTAACATAAATCATATTGTACCTGGAAAAAGACGTACGACagggaaaggaaagaaaattgttCCACGCCCTCCACCAGTTCCTTACACTCATCGTGCACCACCAACTCGTGAACCAAGTGGTCTTTCAGCAGCCGTGGGGGATGACCGAAGCGAGATGGTACAGTTAACTTACTTGTGTTCTTACAGTTTCTATGTGGTATGATATTGatgaaaaaacagaaagggGTACATATTGATGAAAAAAAAGGTGGAACATGCATAAATATGAGTCTGAAGTAGTTAGGAATAGGGCTGAAATAGAGGTTTACCTGCTCTGTTGAAGCTATCCAATGGTTGAAATTTGGGTAACAAATCCTTTATAATGTTTGTGAACAAATTTGTAGGATGGTCTAACCATACTGAAAGATGTTTAATTTCCAACACGCCGAATTTGAAGTTATTGTAGTTTGTTGGCTTTGCCATTCTGAATCATCTTTGTTTAAAGATCCGATTGGCAAAGCTCTCAATTTAGGGGTTTCATATGAGATTACTgatttatcttcttttcaatttgaatgCAGGCCTGCCCAGTCTGTCTGACTAACAATAAGGACCTAGCCTTTGGCTGTGGACACATGGTGAGCTGCATTAGAAGAACCATTGCCTTTGTTCCTTGCTCTTTTAGATGTCATTAACTATTGTTTCGTTGCAGTCTTGCAGAGATTGTGGACCAAGATTGTCCAACTGTCCAATATGCCGCCAGCCAATCCGCAGCCGTCTTAGGGTTTTTACCGGATAACTGCACAAAGTGATTCATGTGTATATCTAGAATGTCTGCTTTCTATCATTGGCACCCAAATATGGGTTTGCACCAGATTGTACAGTTTTCTAACCCAAATGTGTAatgctgcttctgtttttaATAAACTATTAAATATTTGGTTGCTTTTCAATCACTAGAACTTGTGACATGTGCTTTTCTGCTACTCTTTTCCAAAATCCAGCTCTTGAAACAGCCTCCTCTGTTCATTCTAGCTCCAAATTACTCT of Prunus dulcis chromosome 4, ALMONDv2, whole genome shotgun sequence contains these proteins:
- the LOC117624609 gene encoding E3 ubiquitin-protein ligase RGLG4 isoform X2, translating into MGSVMSIFRKKQNSRGIPRTSSGGTSSNPSVTARTASYGSSMFRKPSLSETSSSKPDQGTEKKKLSTQKKQKYAYIPDNFSTLEQVTDALRKEGLESSNLIVGIDFTKSNEWTGKVSFNNRSLHAIGNEPNPYEKAISVVGTTLAPFDEDNLIPCFGFGDATTHDQEVFSFHTDHSPCHGFEEVLACYKRIVPSLRLSGPTSYGPVIEAAMDIVEKSGGQYHVLVIIADGQVTRSVDTSDNELSPQEEKTIRSIADARRTTGKGKKIVPRPPPVPYTHRAPPTREPSGLSAAVGDDRSEMACPVCLTNNKDLAFGCGHMSCRDCGPRLSNCPICRQPIRSRLRVFTG
- the LOC117624609 gene encoding E3 ubiquitin-protein ligase RGLG4 isoform X1, coding for MGSVMSIFRKKQNSRGIPRTSSGGTSSNPSVTARTASYGSSMFRKPSLSETSSSKPDQGTEKKKLSTQKKQKYAYIPDNFSTLEQVTDALRKEGLESSNLIVGIDFTKSNEWTGKVSFNNRSLHAIGNEPNPYEKAISVVGTTLAPFDEDNLIPCFGFGDATTHDQEVFSFHTDHSPCHGFEEVLACYKRIVPSLRLSGPTSYGPVIEAAMDIVEKSGGQYHVLVIIADGQVTRSVDTSDNELSPQEEKTIRSIADASFYPLSIVLVGVGDGPWEDMRKFDDKLPAREFDNFQFVNFTEIMSKRSTPSEKEAAFALAALMEIPIQYKAAVELGILGRTTGKGKKIVPRPPPVPYTHRAPPTREPSGLSAAVGDDRSEMACPVCLTNNKDLAFGCGHMSCRDCGPRLSNCPICRQPIRSRLRVFTG
- the LOC117624609 gene encoding E3 ubiquitin-protein ligase RGLG4 isoform X3, whose protein sequence is MGSVMSIFRKKQNSRGIPRTSSGGTSSNPSVTARTASYGSSMFRKPSLSETSSSKPDQGTEKKKLSTQKKQKYAYIPDNFSTLEQVTDALRKEGLESSNLIVGIDFTKSNEWTGKVSFNNRSLHAIGNEPNPYEKAISVVGTTLAPFDEDNLIPCFGFGDATTHDQEVFSFHTDHSPCHGFEEVLACYKRIVPSLRLSGPTSYGPVIEAAMDIVEKSGGQYHVLVIIADGQVTRSVDTSDNELSPQEEKTIRSIADASFYPLSIVLVGVGDGPWEDMRKFDDKLPAREFDNFQACPVCLTNNKDLAFGCGHMSCRDCGPRLSNCPICRQPIRSRLRVFTG